One genomic window of Corvus moneduloides isolate bCorMon1 chromosome 14, bCorMon1.pri, whole genome shotgun sequence includes the following:
- the LOC116450969 gene encoding nascent polypeptide-associated complex subunit alpha, muscle-specific form-like, with translation MWWWTRKIPPGSRAEHALEPALGHPALPQNPMPPEGTTVAEKLGGVSGQQEGAQPALPLGSAGATAFSGPRFRGLASWTAMVAPSPSAQVPAAPRMPGWTFLAGVAPDSAAHAPAALRMPGCGLPPSAAPDGAVEKQNQAIDLLIQHLPVDRAAEHIMASIGTAQLAKAAVAAARGIPPCGARRAFAARAPAPDAVNQEVTRSAAPNPAPTAAAAAAVPATSTQAQRRHSSRQRSRVQRQRRRMWQPCPGQRQRRVRPQRLQALEMATAAPAPDQSNLAEVASPKEAAVQTTAQPTAACAASFSSGQSVPPHPPLFIHGTSKLPLTYDSSLSSEAEEALAPGRKAAVAGRQKKRLLQSRPWTFPDCTVTVCLTPYNHFWESLKMQALEEGDWDLLETLGMPSRVEDLRVIGKLLHCIHRLCL, from the exons ATGTGGTGGTGGACCCGAAAAATCCCCCCTGGTTCCAGGGCAGAGCATGCCCTGGAGCCTGCACTGGGTCACCCTGCGCTGCCGCAGAACCCCATGCCACCCGAGGGCACCACGGTGGCAGAGAAGCTGGGGGGGGTGtcggggcagcaggagggcgCACAGCCCGCCCTGCCATTAGGCTCAGCAGGAGCCACTGCTTTTTCGGGGCCGCGGTTCAGGGGCCTGGCATCTTGGACAGCCATGGTGGCTCCTAGCCCATCTGCGCAAGTGCCTGCTGCTCCAAGGATGCCTGGATGGACCTTTTTGGCAGGCGTAGCTCCGGACAGTGCTGCACACGCGCCTGCCGCACTGAGAATGCCCGGATGCGGCTTGCCCCCCTCTGCAGCACCAGACGgtgctgtggaaaagcagaatcAAGCAATCGACCTtctaatacagcatctgcctgttgacagagctgctgaacaTATCATGGCATCTATCGGaactgctcagcttgcaaaagcagctgttgcagcAGCCAGAGGCATCCCTCCGTGCGGGGCACGCCGCGCCTtcgccgcccgcgcccccgcGCCAGACGCGGTGAACCAGGAAGTGACGCGGTCAGCAGCTCCAAACCCGGCACCCACGGCGGCAGCCGCGGCTGCAGTGCCAGCAACCAGCACTCAAGCACAGCGCCGGCACTCAAGCCGCCAGCGAAGCCGAGTCCAGCGACAGAGGCGGCGGATGTGGCAGCCATGTCCTGGCCAGAGGCAGCGCCGGGTGCGACCGCAGC GGCTGCAAGCACTGGAGatggccacagcagctccagcaccagaTCAGTCGAACCTGGCCGAGGTCGCGTCCCCCAAAGAGGCTGCAGTTcaaaccacagcacagccaaCTGCAGCTTGTGCTGCCAGTTTCTCTTCTGGTCAGTCCGTTCCTCCCCACCCGCCTTTGTTTATTCACGGCACCTCAAAGTTGCCTTTAACCTACGATTCATCATTGAGTAGTGAAGCAGAGGAGGCTTTGGCCCCAGGTCGTAAAGCAGCTGTAGCCgggaggcaaaagaaaaggctgctccagtctcgcccctggaccttccCAGACTGCACTGTGACTGTGTGTCTGACCCCCTACAACCATTTCTGGGAGTCACTTAAGATGCAGGCTCTGGAGGAGGGAGATTGGGATTTATTAGAAACACTGGGAATGCCAAGCAGAGTTGAGGATCTGAGAGTAATCGGGAAGCTGTTACACtgcatccacaggctgtgcctgtAG